The following are encoded together in the Pseudomonas maumuensis genome:
- a CDS encoding thioesterase family protein: MNLYIRLLLAVLRGFLKPPMALTDTLQRTLRVWPNDIDINKHMNNGRYMTIADLFMLELCLRAKILIPAFKLGWKPMLGGNLVVYKKQLSMFEQYTADFSICCLDENWTYFQYTFFNRAGEVVVTGYSKGAWVGRKGLVANAVIAEKLKVEPTTAPMPEAIRKWLEAEAHVLGKA, translated from the coding sequence ATGAATCTCTACATCCGTCTGTTGCTGGCTGTCCTGCGTGGCTTCCTCAAGCCGCCTATGGCTCTGACCGACACGTTGCAGCGCACGCTGCGGGTCTGGCCGAACGATATAGACATCAATAAACATATGAACAATGGCCGTTACATGACGATTGCCGATTTGTTCATGTTGGAACTTTGCCTGCGTGCGAAAATTCTCATTCCGGCTTTTAAGTTGGGCTGGAAACCCATGCTCGGCGGCAATCTGGTTGTCTATAAAAAGCAACTTTCCATGTTCGAACAGTACACCGCCGACTTCAGTATCTGCTGCCTCGACGAAAACTGGACGTACTTCCAGTACACCTTCTTCAATCGCGCCGGTGAAGTGGTGGTGACTGGCTATTCCAAGGGCGCTTGGGTCGGCCGTAAAGGGTTGGTCGCCAACGCGGTGATCGCCGAAAAGCTCAAGGTCGAACCCACTACCGCGCCGATGCCCGAAGCCATCAGGAAATGGCTTGAGGCTGAGGCCCACGTGCTCGGCAAGGCTTGA